From the genome of Aspergillus fumigatus Af293 chromosome 1, whole genome shotgun sequence, one region includes:
- a CDS encoding SAGA-associated factor 29 family protein codes for MVPANQRRPQLASSALSSSSARRDVIGSAKQSRANALDQSQSSTTTISRRSGVPVGNPTAESRLLESSSSSTPTGRPHNQRHGAARGTRSARHQEIVSAFEWEALKLEQRKKTGFVASFGSSKELSLTVGLSKSPSHTMSRNRPRGPPVPRDNGLAANEETDMWNKILQDLRKAKEKNDKQKVVAEEIAALNEQIGRDGGRPTLSEHNQLDSLYRQMSKLCEEERAILQDEPSDVIKNLGLLTALRQASEAEAPFNRAASLVKSRKKRSDVDGSATDSPGPSGPSVSDKIGRIKGVQRSTSASSPQTRDGREIRDGVMVKIEETAESIRGTIAERNGQLVIGAEVVFKHNKNKQGVEGEGIQCIIKGISGDGPKKRYDVQDPEPNENGEQGAVYKTTAASLIPIPQVGSTLPVFPVGKQVLARYPDTTTFYRAEVMGTKKDTYRLKFEGEEDDKEMEVDRRFVLDIPGK; via the exons ATGGTACCCGCCAATCAGCGTCGTCCCCAGTTGGCCTCCTCCGCTctttcgtcctcctcggccagacGCGATGTGATCGGATCTGCCAAGCAGTCCCGGGCCAACGCGCTGGACCAGAGTCAGAGCAGTACTACCACTATTAGCCGCCGTTCCGGGGTACCTGTCGGT AATCCCACTGCTGAATCTCGGCTCTTAgaatcatcttccagcagcacTCCCACTGGCCGTCCGCATAATCAAAGGCACGGTGCGGCACGGGGAACACGCAGCGCACGCCACCAGGAGATCGTCTCCGCCTTTGAGTGGGAGGCGTTGAAGCTTGAACAGCGCAAGAAGACGGGATTCGTTGCGTCTTTCGGGAGCAGTAAAGAACTGTCGCTGACTGTTGGGCTGTCTAAGTCACCATCTCACACGATGTCGCGGAATAGACCTCGAGGTCCTCCTGTGCCTAGAGACAATGGTCTCGCGGCTAATGAGGAGACTGATATGTGGAACAAGATTCTACAGGACCTACGCAAGGCTAAGGAGAAGAATGATAAGCAGAAAGTCGTGGCTGAAGAGATTGCTGCATTGAACGAACAGATTGGTAGAGACGGTGGGA GGCCCACTCTCAGCGAGCATAATCAGCTGGACAGTCTATATCGCCAAATGTCCAAGCTCTGCGAGGAAGAGAGAGCTATTCTCCAAGACGAACCCAGTGACGTGATCAAGAACCTGGGGTTATTGACCGCGCTTCGTCAAGCAtctgaagcagaagctccaTTCAACCGCGCCGCTTCTCTGGTCAAGTCacgaaagaagagaagtgaTGTGGATGGATCAGCAACAGACTCGCCCGGTCCCTCAGGTCCGTCTGTATCGGACAAGATTGGCCGCATCAAAGGCGTACAACGTAGCACCAGTGCTTCCAGTCCTCAGACGCGTGACGGCCGCGAAATTCGTGACGGTGTCATGGTCAAAATTGAAGAAACGGCAGAAAGTATCAGAGGCACGATCGCGGAGCGCAACGGGCAGCTTGTCATTGGCGCCGAAGTGGTTTTCAAACATAATAAGAACAAACAGGGCGTTGAAGGGGAGGGGATCCAGTGTATCATCAAGGGAATCTCCGGTGACGGTCCTAAGAAGAG ATACGACGTGCAAGACCCCGAACCAAATGAGAATGGCGAACAAGGCGCTGTCTACAAGACCACGGCCGCATCTCTGATCCCTATTCCCCAAGTCGGCTCCACACTGCCGGTTTTCCCTGTGGGGAAGCAAGTTCTAGCACGATACCCCGACACGACTACATTCTACCGTGCTGAAGTGATGGGCACGAAAAAGGACACCTACCGCCTCAAATTCGAGGgcgaagaggatgacaaggaaatggaggTCGATCGACGATTTGTCCTAGACATTCCGGGAAAATGA